The sequence AAATGCGTAATTTGGAACGTTGAAAGTAAAAAAAATTACGGTTTTCCGGTAAGGTCAAGCATGTGTGTTTCGGAATTCTTTAAGTACGGTTTGAACTGCGGATCTTCGAGCGATGAGAGTTTCTTCACAATATCCGCAAGACGGTGACCATTGGCCATCATGGTGTCGATATCGTTTTTCAGTTCAGATTCGCGGGGTGTGCCGATCTTTTTCTTCATCACTTGTAACGTCAGCATGATAATCCCGAGTGGATTGTTGATCTCATGCCCAACAGTGATGGCGAGTTCGGTGACCGCTTTTTGATGTTGAAATTTTGACAATTCCTGCTGTAGTGCGGTAATTCGAAGTCCGACATTCACACGGGCGACCAGCTCTTTATCATTGAACGGCTTGGTCATAAAATCATCCGCACCCTGTTCCATCCCTTCAATCTTATCCTCTGCGGAGTCGCGGGCGGTGAGCAGGATGAAATAAGCATACTTTAGGTCGGGATGTTCCTTAATGCGACGGCAAAATTCTGTGCCATCCATCTTCGGCATCATCCAATCGGAGATGATTAAATGCGGGCGTTCTTCCCCGGCCACTTGAAGGCCGACTTCACCATTTTCTGCAAGGTAAACATCGTAGCCAAGTGCAGTCAGTCGCTTTTGGAGGAATGAGCGAATGTAATTGTCGTCATCGACGACTAGGATCTTAATTGCCATAATTATTGTTCTTTTCCGGGCAACACAGGCTGAACAAATATAACCTTTTCCTTATCAAGAGCAACAGTACCCGCCGGAGCCCCTTTCGGTTTATGAATATATTTCCGCTCCGTCATTGCAACCGGTACATGCTTTGCGTTCTTCATTTTGCTGTAATATGCCGCAATGGATGCTGCTTGTTCTACTGCTTTTTTCGTCGGCGTCCCCTGTGAGCTTCCGAGCTTTAGAACTACATGCGATCCGCTGGATCCTCTGGCATGAAACCATAGGTCATTCGGTTTGGCATATCTAAATGTAAGCAGGTCGTTGTTTGCACTGTTCTTTCCTGCATACACCGTAAACCCGCCTTCAACAACAAAAATCTTGAATGGTGGAAGTTCTTCTTGTTCTTTGTCCGTCATAAACCCAAGTTCTTTAGCCACTCCCCCATACGATTGTATGAAATTTTTTAGTGAAAAACTGTCATTGATGTCGTTAGACTTTTCTAATAAATCGCTTACCGATGTCAATCTTTGTTTCAGTAAAAGCAATCTTTTTTGCGTTTCCTCTCGTGCATGTTTGGCTTTTTTTGCTTTTTCAAAATACTTTTCAGCATTTTTTTGCGGTGAAAGCGAACTGTCGAGCGGTATGGTGATCAACGTATTGTCATGAGAAAACAGATTTGTTAATTGCACAGACGTTGTTCCTTTGTTGATGGAAGAAAGATGTGCCATAATCAGATTGGCGTAGAGCTCATATTGTTCAGATCGGGATGACTCGCCAAGTTCAGATTCTACGGAACGGGTCGTTCGTTCGGCTTTTTCCTTCTCTTTGGTAAGCCACGAAGAAATTTCTTTTTTCTTTTGAAGGAACGATGCCGTGGAACGCTCAAAGCTGATAAACTTTTGAATTCCAAAAAAGAGATCTTTATATGTTTCGCTGTGGTATGCTGAATAATGTTCTAATGGTATTAATGAAAGACAGAGAGGTGAATTCTCTTCAAAATAGAGTAGTGGAGCGACATCGTTCAGTTGCAACAGAGTATTGATTGTATTGATGGTAATCGAATAGATCTTTTCTGCGATTTCTATTGATAGTGCTTGGGGGGCGGAGGATAGTTTGTACGTAATCTCATTTACTAGAATAGATCCTAATTTTGGTACAGTTTTTTTTAACACTTGTGTAAGATTGGTTTGATCAGTATTATTTTCAAGTATTGTTGCGATAAATTTGTCTCTATCCGGAACAATATTATCTGGGGTAACAGGAAGCTCAGTTCGTTGAAATTCCTTTACTGTTGAGATCAATTCTTTCTTATTCAAAAAAGCATCAATGACTGTTCCGCTTTCGTCACGCAATAATACATTGGCCTTGGATGCGAACATTTCCAAGCATAACCACTGTTTCCCAGAAAGTTGCATATACACGATTCTGTCATTCAAATCGACATACACAGAAAGAATATGTTGATCGATGAGCAGGGGAAAAAGATCGACTGAGTTTGTTCGAGCGCGTGCGTCCCCATTGTTTCCGACGATGTAATTTTTTCTTGCGTTGCAGGAGATTGTTATCGTATATGGTTCCGGAGCGTATAGAAGGATGGAAAGAGTGTTTTTATCCTGCGAGTATACTTGAGCAATTACTGTACGTACAAAACGGTCGTTCAATAATCGCGAAATGTGCACCAATGTAAAATAATTAGAGAGCATTTATTAAAATACAAAATGAGCATTGCAGATGCTTATGGAGTTTTATCAGTACTTTTTTATCTATAACATGATTATAAAAAAGTGGACATTTTGTTGAGAGTATCTTGCCATCAAATAAAATTTTCATGGAATGGATAAATAACTTGACATCGAAGTGAAAAAATAATACATTTGTTCAGTTACTAAACATTGTTCAGACATTAGAATTATGGGTACAGTAGAACGAAAAGAACGCGAAAAGCATGAAATGCGGGAGATGATTCTCGACGCCGCGAAAAAGCTCTTTATGAAAGAGGGTTTTGAGCATGTTACGATTCGAAGGATTGCCGAAGAGATTGAATACAGTCCGGCAACTGTCTATTTGTATTTTGCTGATAAAGATGCAATCCTCTGTGCATTACAAGAAGTAGGTTTTAGGGAATTATATAAACGTCAACATCTTTTAACTTCCATTAAGAATCCTGCGGAAAAGCTTCGTGCCTGTGGAAGGATTTATATGGATTTTGCAATGGAGAATCAGGAGTTATATGATCTGATGTTTATTATGCGGGCACCAATGAAAGCATTTCAATCACCAGCAGACTGGAATATTGGGAAAGATGCATACGAAGTTTTACAAACAATTATTACGGAATGTATTGATCAAGGATATTTAAATGCGCCAAGTCCACAGATAGCATGCTTTTCAGTGTGGGCATTAATGCATGGTGTTGTTTCAATTTTTATTCGTGATCGAGCACCGATGATACCAAAGGAACATCAAGCAGAAGTGATCAATGGAATTTTAGATTTTACCATGGCTGAACTATTGGATAAGTAAGAACCTTTTTTTTGCCCGTTAACTAAACGTTGTTTAGTTAACACACGACGTTAATAAATAACATAACCAAAAATCATACTACCATTTTTTTTCACAACACAGGAGAAAACATGCAACAACAATTCACGATGTCAAAAACTACAGCATTAATTTTTTTGATGCTTGTATTAAGTGTCAACATAGTTCGTTCCAATGAGCCGACCGATCTGGAAAAAAAAGCAGTAAAGGGATCGATCATGGGGAAAGTAGTGGATAACAATAGCAAACAACCAATTCCCAATGTCAGTGTGCAGATTATTGGTACGCCCGTCGGAACAGCAACAGATGTTGACGGAAATTTCATCTTGAAAAACGTGACAGAAGATGTATATAAACTTAAGTATTCTTCCGTTGGTTACACGCAGCATGTGGAGACCGATGTGCGCGTTGTTCGAAACAAAACAACAATGGTAAAAGAAATATCACTTAACGAAAATATTGTCTCAGGAGAAACAGTTGAAGTTACGGCAGGTCTGTTTTCCAATGATAATGTTTCTCCGGTAACAAATTATCACTATTCTTTGGAAGAGATTCGGCGTTCACCGGGATCCGCAGGAGATATTTTCCGCGCAATCGAAACTCTTCCCGGTGTCGCAAGCAGTGGTGGAGAATTTTCCGCATTTTCCGTTCGCGGCGGAAGTCCACGAGATAATATTGTTGTAGTGGATAACATACCGTTTGATAAAGTATCGCACTTCGACGGCGGAACGGAAGAACAGGAAGCGCAAGGGGGACGATTCAGCATTTTTACACCTGGTGTTATTGACGAAGCAAATTTTCAAGCGGGTGGATTCTCTGCACGTTACGGTGGAAAAAATGCATCTTTTGTTGATCTAAAGATTAAAGAAGGAAATAAAGAATCATTCACTTCGAATGGAACCTATGATGTGCTGGGTTGGGAAATGAATTTTGACGGTCCAAGTTATTTTCACGATAAGACATCACTGTTGTTCTCCGCACGTCACCAGAATTTCAAAACCATTTTAGATATGACAGGCCAAAGCGACCTTGGCTATCCAAGTTTTACTGACGTTCTTCTTAAAACAACAACAGAAGTAGATTCACAGAATAAAATATCAATTCTTGGAATCTATTCCCCAGAATTTTTTGAACGAACAATTGATAATGTTTATGAAATCAGTGACAAGAATTATGACAATCAGCTTGCCAAATCTACCGATACAAAATATTTGCTCGGCGTAAATTGGCGCACGTTAACTGGAGCAGCAAGCGTTCTTGAAAATGCGCTCTATTTTAGAGGCAATACTGCAGAATTTCGCCGCAGTAACTCCTATGTTTATCCGTTTAACGGTGTTGTGCCCAAAAAAGAAGAGGCGATTGTACGGGAAAACTATTACAAGTATAATAGTGAAGAAAATGAACTTGGTATACGGTCTCAATTTACTTTGACACCGTCAGCAGTTTCGACCATTGTAACCGGAATTCAAGTCAACAATACATCATTTGATTATGTTGCTCAACAGGTCGATGCTGAAACTTTATTCGTCTTTGGCTCTAATGATTATCGTCCAAATACTGCTAATAACTATATTATTCTTGATCCGGCATTCATCAACAGCAGAGCACAATCGTCAAAATCAACTGGAGCCGCTTTTATTGAGTATGGCTATTCCCCAACAGAGGTTTTGAAATTTATTCCAAGTGTTCGATATGAATACAGTGAATTTAATGACCGGAGTTATATTTCTCCGCGCTTCAGTGTCAGTTATTTTGTGAGCGAGTATACCAAACTGAGTGCAGCAACAGGTATGTATTATCAACCAGTGGAATTGCGAACCATTTCACTTGATGTTCGTAATGCACGGTTACGAAATGAGCAGGCGATTCATTACATCGCCGGCGTGACAACGTATCTTACTGACGATGTGAAACTCACAACAGAAATATATTACAAAGATTTGAATGATCTTGTTGTGAAAACTGATCGAACCACGGATTTCCGTAAAAATGTCGGAACCGGTTTTGCGAAAGGGGTTGACATCGGACTCGTAAAAAAATTTGTCGACAAATGGTACGGCCAGGTAAATTATTCATATTCCATCAGTAAGCGAGATAATCATGATGGAAAGGGAGAATATCATGCTGATTTTGATCAACCGCATATTTTCAATATTCTGTTTGGTTATGAATTTGATCATGAATGGTCATTCTCAACGAAATGGAAATTTGCAACCGGCCGCCCAAAGGATTCTTACATCATTCACTCGAATGTTTTCAACAATCCATCTACGCTGCGTTATTCCAAAGAGATTACAGGAAACAACACCGAGCGGCTTCCGGATTTTCATACATGGAATGTTCGTGTGGATTACCGTAAACAATTGGGAGATATTGCTATTGTTGCGTTCTTAGATATTCTGAATCTCTATAATAGACTGAATGTAAATGAAGAACGCTTCATTGAAACGACCGGCACGATTGATCCAAAAGGATTTCAAATACTTCCGTCCTTTGGTATGAAATTGGAATTCTAAATAATACTATTCAGTCTGAAATTCATTACACGAATGTCCGGAGCCAACGCTCCGGACATTGTGTTTTGGCGGCGTTCCTCGTAACTTCATGGCAGTTTTTTTCGTAAGCATCATCACCTTTTCTTTTGAAACAATAGAAGACACTATGAAAAATCAGATTTATATTATTTTCTTTTTGTTCACCTCTCTTATCGCGCAAGACAAAGAAAAACTCGGTTCAATTCAAGGCCAATTGATTGATGGTACGACAAACCAGCCGTTGATCGGCGCCAATGTAGTGATTGTTGAAAAATCGAATTTTGGAGCAGTGATTGATCTGGATGGAAATTTTTCGATTAACAATATCCCTGTCGGCGAATACAGTTTACGATCCACGATGGTTGGATATCAACAAGCGGTGTTAACGAATGTTGTTGTCTCCACTGGACGCAGTACAAAAGTAAAAATACGGATGAACGAAGAGGCAGTTCAAGTCGGTACGGTAGAAATAAAAGCAGATTATTTTTCAGCGGAAGGAAGCATTTCACCGATTTCAACAATCGGGTTGAACGGTGCCGAGGTAAAACGTTCTCCCGGATCATCTCAGGATATGCAACGAATTGTTCAAAACCTCCCGAGTGTAGCTAATAGTAATGATCAAAGTAACGAGTTGCTTGTCCGCGGTGGATCACCGGATGAAAATCTAACCGTGATGGATCATATTGAAATTCCGACGACGAATCATTATCCCAATCAATTTAATTCCGGCGGACCGATCAATATGGTAAATGTTGATCTTATTGAAGATATCCGATTCTCTACCGGAGGATTTCCAGCGAGTTTTGGAGATAA is a genomic window of Bacteroidota bacterium containing:
- a CDS encoding response regulator translates to MAIKILVVDDDNYIRSFLQKRLTALGYDVYLAENGEVGLQVAGEERPHLIISDWMMPKMDGTEFCRRIKEHPDLKYAYFILLTARDSAEDKIEGMEQGADDFMTKPFNDKELVARVNVGLRITALQQELSKFQHQKAVTELAITVGHEINNPLGIIMLTLQVMKKKIGTPRESELKNDIDTMMANGHRLADIVKKLSSLEDPQFKPYLKNSETHMLDLTGKP
- a CDS encoding NFACT RNA binding domain-containing protein, coding for MLSNYFTLVHISRLLNDRFVRTVIAQVYSQDKNTLSILLYAPEPYTITISCNARKNYIVGNNGDARARTNSVDLFPLLIDQHILSVYVDLNDRIVYMQLSGKQWLCLEMFASKANVLLRDESGTVIDAFLNKKELISTVKEFQRTELPVTPDNIVPDRDKFIATILENNTDQTNLTQVLKKTVPKLGSILVNEITYKLSSAPQALSIEIAEKIYSITINTINTLLQLNDVAPLLYFEENSPLCLSLIPLEHYSAYHSETYKDLFFGIQKFISFERSTASFLQKKKEISSWLTKEKEKAERTTRSVESELGESSRSEQYELYANLIMAHLSSINKGTTSVQLTNLFSHDNTLITIPLDSSLSPQKNAEKYFEKAKKAKHAREETQKRLLLLKQRLTSVSDLLEKSNDINDSFSLKNFIQSYGGVAKELGFMTDKEQEELPPFKIFVVEGGFTVYAGKNSANNDLLTFRYAKPNDLWFHARGSSGSHVVLKLGSSQGTPTKKAVEQAASIAAYYSKMKNAKHVPVAMTERKYIHKPKGAPAGTVALDKEKVIFVQPVLPGKEQ
- a CDS encoding TetR/AcrR family transcriptional regulator translates to MGTVERKEREKHEMREMILDAAKKLFMKEGFEHVTIRRIAEEIEYSPATVYLYFADKDAILCALQEVGFRELYKRQHLLTSIKNPAEKLRACGRIYMDFAMENQELYDLMFIMRAPMKAFQSPADWNIGKDAYEVLQTIITECIDQGYLNAPSPQIACFSVWALMHGVVSIFIRDRAPMIPKEHQAEVINGILDFTMAELLDK
- a CDS encoding TonB-dependent receptor; translation: MQQQFTMSKTTALIFLMLVLSVNIVRSNEPTDLEKKAVKGSIMGKVVDNNSKQPIPNVSVQIIGTPVGTATDVDGNFILKNVTEDVYKLKYSSVGYTQHVETDVRVVRNKTTMVKEISLNENIVSGETVEVTAGLFSNDNVSPVTNYHYSLEEIRRSPGSAGDIFRAIETLPGVASSGGEFSAFSVRGGSPRDNIVVVDNIPFDKVSHFDGGTEEQEAQGGRFSIFTPGVIDEANFQAGGFSARYGGKNASFVDLKIKEGNKESFTSNGTYDVLGWEMNFDGPSYFHDKTSLLFSARHQNFKTILDMTGQSDLGYPSFTDVLLKTTTEVDSQNKISILGIYSPEFFERTIDNVYEISDKNYDNQLAKSTDTKYLLGVNWRTLTGAASVLENALYFRGNTAEFRRSNSYVYPFNGVVPKKEEAIVRENYYKYNSEENELGIRSQFTLTPSAVSTIVTGIQVNNTSFDYVAQQVDAETLFVFGSNDYRPNTANNYIILDPAFINSRAQSSKSTGAAFIEYGYSPTEVLKFIPSVRYEYSEFNDRSYISPRFSVSYFVSEYTKLSAATGMYYQPVELRTISLDVRNARLRNEQAIHYIAGVTTYLTDDVKLTTEIYYKDLNDLVVKTDRTTDFRKNVGTGFAKGVDIGLVKKFVDKWYGQVNYSYSISKRDNHDGKGEYHADFDQPHIFNILFGYEFDHEWSFSTKWKFATGRPKDSYIIHSNVFNNPSTLRYSKEITGNNTERLPDFHTWNVRVDYRKQLGDIAIVAFLDILNLYNRLNVNEERFIETTGTIDPKGFQILPSFGMKLEF